A section of the Alligator mississippiensis isolate rAllMis1 chromosome 8, rAllMis1, whole genome shotgun sequence genome encodes:
- the CENPX gene encoding centromere protein X isoform X1, protein MTPEALFSVRAAPATTAPREQRGAGSPAPLGDVPPIGRVGGGASPARDGGAGRAWGRIQEAGGEALALLAEMLKVFVREAAVRAARQARAEDLARVEVEHLEKVLPQLLLDF, encoded by the exons ATGACCCCGGAAGCGCTCTTCTCGGTCCGGGCGGCGCCGGCAACTACGGCTCCCAGGGAACAGCGCGGCGCCGGAAGTCCCGCCCCTTTGGGGGACGTCCCGCCTATAGGaagggtggggggcggggccagTCCAGCGCGGGATGGAGGAGCGGGAAGAGCATGGGGCCGGATTCAAGAAG CGGGCGGGGAGGCGCTGGCGCTGCTGGCCGAGATGCTGAAGGTCTTCGTGCGAg AGGCTGCCGTGCGAGCTGCCCGCCAGGCTCGGGCCGAGGACCTGGCCCGGGTGGAGGTCGAGCACCTGGAGAAAGTGCTGCCGCAGCTG ctcctggacttCTAG
- the CENPX gene encoding centromere protein X isoform X2, which produces MEEREEHGAGFKKETVNKLLRRHFRDDRTRAGGEALALLAEMLKVFVREAAVRAARQARAEDLARVEVEHLEKVLPQLLLDF; this is translated from the exons ATGGAGGAGCGGGAAGAGCATGGGGCCGGATTCAAGAAG gaGACGGTGAACAAGTTGTTGCGCCGGCACTTCCGGGACGACAGGACGCGCG CGGGCGGGGAGGCGCTGGCGCTGCTGGCCGAGATGCTGAAGGTCTTCGTGCGAg AGGCTGCCGTGCGAGCTGCCCGCCAGGCTCGGGCCGAGGACCTGGCCCGGGTGGAGGTCGAGCACCTGGAGAAAGTGCTGCCGCAGCTG ctcctggacttCTAG